In Phocoena phocoena chromosome 3, mPhoPho1.1, whole genome shotgun sequence, a single window of DNA contains:
- the DDX41 gene encoding probable ATP-dependent RNA helicase DDX41 translates to MEESEPERKRARTDEATATGSRSEADDEDDEDYVPYVPLRQRRQLLLQKLLQRRRKGAAEEEQQDSGSEARGDEDDIPLGPQSNVSLLDQHQHLKEKAEARKESAKEKQLKEEEKILESVAEGRALMSVKEMAKGITYDDPIKTSWTPPRYVLSMSEERHERVRKKYHILVEGDGIPPPIKSFKEMKFPAAILRGLKKKGIHHPTPIQIQGIPTILSGRDMIGIAFTGSGKTLVFTLPVIMFCLEQEKRLPFSKREGPYGLIICPSRELARQTHGILEYYCRLLQEDSSPLLRCALCIGGMSVKEQMETIRHGVHMMVATPGRLMDLLQKKMVSLDICRYLALDEADRMIDMGFEGDIRTIFSYFKGQRQTLLFSATMPKKIQNFAKSALVKPVTINVGRAGAASLDVIQEVEYVKEEAKMVYLLECLQKTPPPVLIFAEKKADVDAIHEYLLLKGVEAVAIHGGKDQEERTKAIEAFREGKKDVLVATDVASKGLDFPAIQHVINYDMPEEIENYVHRIGRTGRSGNTGIATTFINKACDESVLMDLKALLLEAKQKVPPVLQVLHCGDESMLDIGGERGCAFCGGLGHRITDCPKLEAMQTKQVSNIGRKDYLAHSSMDF, encoded by the exons ATGGAGGAATCGGAACCCGAGCGGAAG CGGGCTCGCACCGACGAGGCGACTGCCACAGGAAGCCGCTCCGAGGCAGACGATGAGGACGACGAGGACTACGTGCCGTACGTGCCGTTGCGACAGCGCCGGCAACTGCTG CTCCAGAAGCTGCTGCAGCGAAGACGCAAGGGAGCTGCGGAAGAGGAGCAGCAGGACAGCGGCAGCGAGGCGCGGGGAGATGAGGACGACATCCCGTTGGGCCCTCAGTCCAACGTCAGCCTCCTGGATCAGCACCAGCACCTCAAAGAGAAGGCTGAAG CCCGCAAGGAGTCTGCCAAAGAGAAGCAactaaaggaagaagagaagatcCTGGAGAGTGTGGCTGAGGGTCGAG CCTTGATGTCAGTGAAGGAGATGGCTAAGGGAATCACGTATGACGATCCAATCAAAACTAG TTGGACACCACCCCGTTACGTCCTGAGCATGTCTGAAGAGCGGCATGAGCGTGTACGGAAGAAGTACCACATCTTGGTGGAAGGAGATGGTATCCCACCACCCATCAAGAGCTTCAAGGAAATGAAATTTCCTGCAG CCATCCTGAGAGGCCTGAAGAAGAAGGGCATCCACCACCCGACACCCATTCagatccagggaattcccaccat TCTGTCTGGCCGTGACATGATAGGCATAGCCTTCACGGGTTCAGGCAAGACACTGGTGTTCACTTTGCCAGTCATCATGTTCTGCCTGGAGCAAGAGAAGAGGCTACCTTTCTCTAAGCGTGAAGGGCCCTATGGACTCATTATCTGCCCCTCG CGGGAGCTGGCCCGGCAGACCCACGGCATCCTGGAGTATTACTGCCGCCTGCTGCAGGAGGACAGCTCTCCACTCCTGCGCTGTGCTCTCTGCATCGGGGGCATGTCCGTCAAAGAGCAGATGGAGACCATCCGACA TGGTGTGCACATGATGGTGGCCACCCCTGGGCGCCTCATGGATCTGCTACAGAAGAAGATGGTCAGCCTGGATATCTGTCGTTACCTGGCCCTGGACGAGGCTGACCGCATGATCGACATGGGTTTCGAGGGTGACATCCGTACCATCTTCTCCTACTTCAAG GGCCAGCGACAGACTCTACTCTTTAGTGCCACCATGCCTAAGAAGATTCAGAACTTTGCCAAGAGCGCCCTGGTAAAGCCTGTCACGATCAATGTGGGGCGTGCTGGGGCTGCCAGCCTGGATGTCATCCAG GAAGTGGAATATGTGAAGGAGGAAGCCAAGATGGTGTACCTGCTTGAGTGCCTGCAGAAGACACCGCCGCCC GTGCTCATCTTTGCGGAGAAGAAAGCAGATGTGGACGCCATCCATGAGTACCTGCTCCTCAAGGGGGTCGAGGCTGTGGCCATCCATGGGGGCAAAG ACCAAGAGGAACGGACCAAGGCCATCGAGGCATTCCGGGAGGGCAAGAAGGATGTCCTAGTGGCCACAGACGTAGCCTCCAAGGGCTTGGACTTCCCTGCCATCCAGCACGTCATCAATTATGACATGCCTGAGGAGATCGAGAACTATG TGCACCGTATCGGCCGCACTGGGCGCTCAGGAAACACAGGCATTGCCACCACCTTCATCAACAAGGCCTGTG ATGAGTCGGTGCTGATGGATCTCAAAGCCCTGCTGCTGGAGGCCAAGCAGAAGGTTCCACCCGTGCTGCAAGTACTGCACTGCGGGGACGAGTCCATGCTGGACATTGGAG GAGAGCGTGGCTGTGCCTTCTGTGGGGGCCTGGGCCATCGGATCACCGACTGCCCCAAACTCGAGGCTATGCAGACGAAGCAGGTTAGCAACATCGGCCGCAAGGACTACCTGGCCCACAGCTCCATGGACTTCTGA
- the FAM193B gene encoding protein FAM193B isoform X1: MTRRRSRPSGGAGRRERARTAGPQKPQALEPPPPPSLEAGAGAGPPEAPAEPYRDGPREEDDPNLAPGPQVPPTSSQSVQTCCLLCHRERKGWEEGPSQNGLVLQGEKLPPDFMPKLVKNLLGEMPLWVCQSCRKSMEEDERQTGREHAVAISLSHTSCESQSCGGDSHSSSSSSSSSSSSSSSCHGNSGDWDPSSFLSAHKLSGLWNSPHSSGAMPGSSLGSPPSIPGEVFPISEHHRHSDLTAPPNSPTGHHPQPALLIPSHPGSFGSPPHPHLLPTTPAAPFPAQVSECPIAMAAAPHTPGPCQSPHLPSTSMPLLKMPPPFSGCSHPCSGHCSGHCSGPLLPPPSSQQLTSTHSRDPGCKGHKFTHSGLTCQLPQPCEADEGLGEEEDSSSERSSCTSSSTHQRDGKFCDCCYCEFFGHNAPPAAPTSRNYTEIREKLRSRLTRRKEELPVKGGALGGIPGEPAVDHRDVDELLEFINSTEPKVPNSARAAKRARHKLKKKEKEKAQLAAEALKQANRSVSGSRELRPTKERLLEWPNQELDRVNSFLSSRLQEIKNTVKDSICASFSVCELSMNSNVFTKEGAAEPEPQSLAPSNLNGSSEQRPDINLDLSPLTLGSPQNHMLHAPGEPAPPWAEMRSLHPPWTEVRGPPPGIIPENGLVRRLNTVPNLSRVIWVKTPKPGNPSSEELSVKEVPGCKQELPEPVASGGKPRKGKRQGSQAKKSKVSPAPQSPACLETPSAKSQTPSPKQPSKAPEPPRVDSCAEAGKGSQGTRPGPGWASSPKADKEKGSSWQNWPGEAKAQPLEQESVQPPGPARPQSLPQGKARSRRSRNKQEKSASSLDDVFLPKDMDGVEMDETDREVEYFKRFCLDSAKQTRQKVAVNWTNFSLKKTTPSTAQ, encoded by the exons gttccccccacctccagccagtCTGTGCAGACTTGCTGCCTGCTGTGTCACCGGGAACGCAAAGGCTGGGAAGAAGGCCCTTCCCAAAATGGACTGGTGTTGCAGGGTGAGAAGCTGCCCCCTGACTTCATGCCAAAGCTCGTCAAGAATCTCCTAGGCGAGATGCCTCTATGGGTCTGCCAGAGTTGCCGAAAGAGCATGGAGGAAGATGAAAGGCAGACAGGTCGAGAACATGCAGTGGCG atCTCCTTGTCACACACATCCTGCGAATCGCAGTCTTGTGGGGGTGACTCTCATTCCTCTTCGTCCTCCTCTTCATCGTCCTCATCCTCGTCGTCCTCCTGCCATGGGAACTCAGGGGACTGGGATCCCAGCTCGTTCCTGTCAGCACATAAGCTCTCGGGCCTCTGGAACTCCCCGCACTCCAGTGGGGCCATGCCAGGCAGCTCGCTCGGGAGTCCTCCTTCCATCCCTG GTGAGGTTTTCCCCATCTCGGAGCACCACCGGCACTCAGACCTCACTGCTCCACCTAACAGCCCCACCGGCCACCACCCCCAGCCAGCGCTGCTGATCCCATCTCACCCCGGATCCTTTGGCTCACCACCCCACCCGCACCTGCTGCCCACCACCCCGGCAGCACCTTTCCCTGCCCAGGTTTCAGAATGCCCTATTGCCATGGCTGctgccccccacaccccaggGCCATGTCAGAGCCCCCACCTTCCCTCCACTAGCATGCCGCTCCTGAAGATGCCTCCACCATTCTCGGGTTGCAGCCACCCCTGTAGTGGGCATTGCAGCGGGCACTGCAGCGGGCCCCTCCTCCCACCGCCCAGCTCTCAGCAGCTCACTAGCACTCACAG CAGGGACCCTGGGTGCAAGGGGCACAAGTTTACCCATAGTGGCCTGACCTGCCAGCTACCCCAGCCCTGCGAGGCAGACGAGGGGCTGGGCGAGGAAGAGGACAGCAGCTCAGAGCGTAGCTCCTGCACCTCATCCTCCACCCACCAGAGAGATGGGAAGTTCTGTGACTGCTGCTACTGTGAGTTCTTCGGCCACAATGCG ccacccgcTGCCCCGACGAGTCGGAATTATACTGAGATCCGAGAGAAGCTCCGCTCAAGGCTGACCAGGCGGAAAGAGGAGCTGCCCGTGAAGGGGGGCGCCCTGGGCGGGATCCCTGGGGAGCCCGCCGTGGACCACCGAGATGTGGATGAGCTGCTGGAATTCATCAACAGCACGGAGCCCAAAGTCCCCAACAGCGCCAGGGCCGCCAAGCGGGCCCGGCacaaactgaaaaagaag GAAAAGGAGAAGGCCCAGTTGGCAGCAGAAGCTCTAAAGCAGGCAAATCGTAGTGTTTCTGGAAGCCGGGAGCTGAGGCCTACCAAGGAGAGGCTCTTGGAGTGGCCCAATCAGGAGCTGGATCGGGTCAACAGCTTTCTGAGCAGCCGTCTACAGGAGATCAAGAACACTGTCAAGGACTCCATCTGCGCCAGCTTCAGTGTGTGTGAGCTCAGCATGAACAGCAACGTCTTCACTAAAGAGGGGGCTGCTGAGCCAGAGCCTCAGAGTCTAGCCCCCTCAAACCTCAATGGCTCCTCAGAGCAACGGCCTGACATTAACCTTGACCTGTCCCCTTTGACTTTGGGCTCCCCTCAGAACCATATGTTACATGCTCCAGGCGAGCCAGCCCCACCATGGGCAGAAATGAGAAGTCTCCACCCACCATGGACAGAGGTGAGGGGCCCCCCTCCTGGTATCATCCCTGAGAATGGGCTAGTGAGGAGACTCAACACCGTGCCCAACCTGTCCCGGGTGATCTGGGTCAAGACACCCAAGCCAGGTAACCCTAGCTCTGAGGAGCTAAGTGTAAAGGAGGTCCCTGGTTGCAAGCAGGAGCTGCCTGAGCCTGTGGCCTCAGGTGGCAAGCCACGGAAGGGCAAGAGACAGGGTAGTCAGGCCAAGAAGAGCAAGGTGAGCCCAGCTCCCCAGTCCCCAGCCTGCCTTGAGACTCCCAGTGCCAAGAGCCAGACCCCCAGCCCCAAGCAGCCAAGcaaggccccagagcctcccagaGTGGACAGCTGTGCCGAGGCTGGAAAAGGGAGCCAGGGGACCCGACCAGGACCAGGCTGGGCTAGCAGCCCCAAAGCTGACAAGGAGAAGGGCAGCTCCTGGCAAAACTGGCCAGGTGAAGCCAAGGCACAGCCTCTGGAgcaggagtctgtgcagccccCAGGCCCAGCAAGGCCACAGAGCTTGCCACAGGGCAAGGCCCGCAGCCGCCGGAGCCGCAACAAGCAGGAGAAGTCAGCCTCCTCCTTGG ACGATGTGTTCCTGCCCAAGGACATGGATGGGGTGGAGATGGATGAGACTGACCGGGAGGTGGAGTATTTCAAGAG GTTCTGTTTGGATTCTGCAAAGCAAACGCGTCAGAAAGTTGCCGTGAACTGGACCAACTTCAGCCTCAAGAAAACCACTCCCAGCACAGCTCAGTGA
- the FAM193B gene encoding protein FAM193B isoform X2 — translation MTRRRSRPSGGAGRRERARTAGPQKPQALEPPPPPSLEAGAGAGPPEAPAEPYRDGPREEDDPNLAPGPQVPPTSSQSVQTCCLLCHRERKGWEEGPSQNGLVLQGEKLPPDFMPKLVKNLLGEMPLWVCQSCRKSMEEDERQTGREHAVAISLSHTSCESQSCGGDSHSSSSSSSSSSSSSSSCHGNSGDWDPSSFLSAHKLSGLWNSPHSSGAMPGSSLGSPPSIPGEVFPISEHHRHSDLTAPPNSPTGHHPQPALLIPSHPGSFGSPPHPHLLPTTPAAPFPAQVSECPIAMAAAPHTPGPCQSPHLPSTSMPLLKMPPPFSGCSHPCSGHCSGHCSGPLLPPPSSQQLTSTHSRDPGCKGHKFTHSGLTCQLPQPCEADEGLGEEEDSSSERSSCTSSSTHQRDGKFCDCCYCEFFGHNAEKEKAQLAAEALKQANRSVSGSRELRPTKERLLEWPNQELDRVNSFLSSRLQEIKNTVKDSICASFSVCELSMNSNVFTKEGAAEPEPQSLAPSNLNGSSEQRPDINLDLSPLTLGSPQNHMLHAPGEPAPPWAEMRSLHPPWTEVRGPPPGIIPENGLVRRLNTVPNLSRVIWVKTPKPGNPSSEELSVKEVPGCKQELPEPVASGGKPRKGKRQGSQAKKSKVSPAPQSPACLETPSAKSQTPSPKQPSKAPEPPRVDSCAEAGKGSQGTRPGPGWASSPKADKEKGSSWQNWPGEAKAQPLEQESVQPPGPARPQSLPQGKARSRRSRNKQEKSASSLDDVFLPKDMDGVEMDETDREVEYFKRFCLDSAKQTRQKVAVNWTNFSLKKTTPSTAQ, via the exons gttccccccacctccagccagtCTGTGCAGACTTGCTGCCTGCTGTGTCACCGGGAACGCAAAGGCTGGGAAGAAGGCCCTTCCCAAAATGGACTGGTGTTGCAGGGTGAGAAGCTGCCCCCTGACTTCATGCCAAAGCTCGTCAAGAATCTCCTAGGCGAGATGCCTCTATGGGTCTGCCAGAGTTGCCGAAAGAGCATGGAGGAAGATGAAAGGCAGACAGGTCGAGAACATGCAGTGGCG atCTCCTTGTCACACACATCCTGCGAATCGCAGTCTTGTGGGGGTGACTCTCATTCCTCTTCGTCCTCCTCTTCATCGTCCTCATCCTCGTCGTCCTCCTGCCATGGGAACTCAGGGGACTGGGATCCCAGCTCGTTCCTGTCAGCACATAAGCTCTCGGGCCTCTGGAACTCCCCGCACTCCAGTGGGGCCATGCCAGGCAGCTCGCTCGGGAGTCCTCCTTCCATCCCTG GTGAGGTTTTCCCCATCTCGGAGCACCACCGGCACTCAGACCTCACTGCTCCACCTAACAGCCCCACCGGCCACCACCCCCAGCCAGCGCTGCTGATCCCATCTCACCCCGGATCCTTTGGCTCACCACCCCACCCGCACCTGCTGCCCACCACCCCGGCAGCACCTTTCCCTGCCCAGGTTTCAGAATGCCCTATTGCCATGGCTGctgccccccacaccccaggGCCATGTCAGAGCCCCCACCTTCCCTCCACTAGCATGCCGCTCCTGAAGATGCCTCCACCATTCTCGGGTTGCAGCCACCCCTGTAGTGGGCATTGCAGCGGGCACTGCAGCGGGCCCCTCCTCCCACCGCCCAGCTCTCAGCAGCTCACTAGCACTCACAG CAGGGACCCTGGGTGCAAGGGGCACAAGTTTACCCATAGTGGCCTGACCTGCCAGCTACCCCAGCCCTGCGAGGCAGACGAGGGGCTGGGCGAGGAAGAGGACAGCAGCTCAGAGCGTAGCTCCTGCACCTCATCCTCCACCCACCAGAGAGATGGGAAGTTCTGTGACTGCTGCTACTGTGAGTTCTTCGGCCACAATGCG GAAAAGGAGAAGGCCCAGTTGGCAGCAGAAGCTCTAAAGCAGGCAAATCGTAGTGTTTCTGGAAGCCGGGAGCTGAGGCCTACCAAGGAGAGGCTCTTGGAGTGGCCCAATCAGGAGCTGGATCGGGTCAACAGCTTTCTGAGCAGCCGTCTACAGGAGATCAAGAACACTGTCAAGGACTCCATCTGCGCCAGCTTCAGTGTGTGTGAGCTCAGCATGAACAGCAACGTCTTCACTAAAGAGGGGGCTGCTGAGCCAGAGCCTCAGAGTCTAGCCCCCTCAAACCTCAATGGCTCCTCAGAGCAACGGCCTGACATTAACCTTGACCTGTCCCCTTTGACTTTGGGCTCCCCTCAGAACCATATGTTACATGCTCCAGGCGAGCCAGCCCCACCATGGGCAGAAATGAGAAGTCTCCACCCACCATGGACAGAGGTGAGGGGCCCCCCTCCTGGTATCATCCCTGAGAATGGGCTAGTGAGGAGACTCAACACCGTGCCCAACCTGTCCCGGGTGATCTGGGTCAAGACACCCAAGCCAGGTAACCCTAGCTCTGAGGAGCTAAGTGTAAAGGAGGTCCCTGGTTGCAAGCAGGAGCTGCCTGAGCCTGTGGCCTCAGGTGGCAAGCCACGGAAGGGCAAGAGACAGGGTAGTCAGGCCAAGAAGAGCAAGGTGAGCCCAGCTCCCCAGTCCCCAGCCTGCCTTGAGACTCCCAGTGCCAAGAGCCAGACCCCCAGCCCCAAGCAGCCAAGcaaggccccagagcctcccagaGTGGACAGCTGTGCCGAGGCTGGAAAAGGGAGCCAGGGGACCCGACCAGGACCAGGCTGGGCTAGCAGCCCCAAAGCTGACAAGGAGAAGGGCAGCTCCTGGCAAAACTGGCCAGGTGAAGCCAAGGCACAGCCTCTGGAgcaggagtctgtgcagccccCAGGCCCAGCAAGGCCACAGAGCTTGCCACAGGGCAAGGCCCGCAGCCGCCGGAGCCGCAACAAGCAGGAGAAGTCAGCCTCCTCCTTGG ACGATGTGTTCCTGCCCAAGGACATGGATGGGGTGGAGATGGATGAGACTGACCGGGAGGTGGAGTATTTCAAGAG GTTCTGTTTGGATTCTGCAAAGCAAACGCGTCAGAAAGTTGCCGTGAACTGGACCAACTTCAGCCTCAAGAAAACCACTCCCAGCACAGCTCAGTGA